Proteins co-encoded in one Girardinichthys multiradiatus isolate DD_20200921_A chromosome 11, DD_fGirMul_XY1, whole genome shotgun sequence genomic window:
- the LOC124876886 gene encoding odorant receptor 131-2-like produces the protein MFLMCNMSFHSRSQLNSTVTGPHQGVLGVVLFSIVTTLPCCVFLFINLTMLYTLRSKQVFRDTSRYVLLFNLLFADTVQLTLSQSLFLLSSGSLTLLYPVCAALTAFSSLMFSVSFVTLVSMCLERYIAVCYPLRHSTIVTTRNTGVVICVIWCVSSSHVIIQLSLMLSKFSFQDLQNMQMMYFCGKESVFLDPASDLYDRAFTYFLFVLGGVTVTISYTGIMVAARSASTDKASASKARRTLLLHLLQMGLTTSSTIYNSLLIVITSNLDRVPAVRLQVVLYVCVIVLPKCLSSLIYGLRDQTIRPILMLNLSCHCRGSVFIPVVQTKNKIRIHVT, from the coding sequence ATGTTCTTAATGTGTAACATGTCTTTTCATAGCCGAAGTCAGTTAAACAGCACCGTGACCGGGCCACATCAGGGAGTTCTGGGGGTGGTGTTATTTTCCATTGTGACAACGCTGCCATGCtgtgtgtttcttttcattaaCCTGACCATGTTGTACACTCTGAGGAGTAAACAGGTGTTTCGGGACACCTCCCGGTATGTCCTTCTGTTTAACCTTCTGTTTGCAGACACCGTACAGCTGACCCTCAGTCAGTCCTTGTTTCTACTGTCTTCTGGCAGCTTAACGCTGCTGTATCCTGTGTGTGCTGCtctgacagctttcagcagcCTAATGTTCTCTGTCTCTTTCGTCACGCTGGTCAGTATGTGCTTAGAGAGGTACATAGCTGTATGCTATCCTCTCAGACACAGCACCATCGTCACCACCAGAAACACAGGGGTGGTTATCTGTGTTATTTGGTGTGTCAGCTCTTCTCATGTCATCATTCAGCTAAGTTTAATGCTTTCTAAGTTTTCATTTCAAGACCTGCAGAACATGCAGATGATGTATTTTTGTGGAAAGGAGAGTGTTTTTCTTGATCCAGCGTCTGATCTTTACGACAGAGCTTTCACCTATTTCCTGTTCGTGTTAGGAGGTGTAACCGTCACCATCTCTTATACTGGCATCATGGTAGCAGCTCGCTCAGCCTCCACTGACAAGGCTTCAGCCAGCAAGGCTCGAAGGACTCTGCTGCTGCATCTGCTGCAGATGGGCCTCACAACGTCCTCCACCATATACAACTCACTGCTCATAGTTATCACCAGTAATCTAGACAGGGTTCCAGCTGTGCGCCTGCAGGTTGTTCTTTATGTTTGTGTTATTGTCCTTCCTAAATGTCTGAGCTCCCTTATCTACGGCCTCAGAGACCAGACCATCAGGCCCATCCTCATGTTGAACCTCAGCTGTCATTGCAGAGGCTCCGTTTTCATTCCTGTTGTACAAACCAAGAATAAAATCAGAATACATGTTACCTGA